A region from the Alosa alosa isolate M-15738 ecotype Scorff River chromosome 7, AALO_Geno_1.1, whole genome shotgun sequence genome encodes:
- the LOC125298453 gene encoding CMRF35-like molecule 1 isoform X2: protein MKTSSKFTLLSLTVLSCVSCKEITVRGHEVGNAVINCPYQKGYESYPKYLTKGEFKDRVEIIRSHDQRKWTDRGRVSLQDNKDNKFTVTIHNLTLEDAGIYWCGVDTWGRDTYTSVKLTVVRQANKPTAAIPTVTAEVTTVTLSNTVPVSTHNTTTAPLTNITESERTESDPTSAASGGHLANLSGGLVVAVVIFALLVVTFRLMKRRAEKKRALPTPLSGNIRPDSCVYSEIQPTSPHATDGPDQSDQRSSPALTSIYALVTPPAPVPAQHHKAANQLPQPTTASDDIYSLATNLTQALHSGVTSVTNQHEPGPATAATGGDVINSIAINLMPSLPTRTSVSSTTNHQSDPAIYCNLTSANENPDGSEYATVVFRDEPIGSDSASVSFSKSGASPL, encoded by the exons atgaaaacctCCAGCAAGTTCACACTCCTCTCCCTTACTG tgttgAGCTGTGTGAGCTGTAAGGAGATCACAGTGAGAGGACATGAGGTAGGAAATGCTGTCATCAACTGTCCATATCAGAAGGGTTATGAGTCCTACCCAAAATACCTAACGAAAGGAGAGTTTAAAGACCGTGTTGAAATCATCCGGTCTCATGACCAGAGAAAATGGActgacagagggagagtgtCTCTGCAGGACAACAAGGACAACAAGTTCACTGTGACCATCCATAACCTGACCCTAGAGGATGCTGGGATATATTGGTGTGGAGTTGACACATGGGGAAGAGATACGTACACCTCAGTGAAGCTCACAGTAG TTAGACAGGCCAACAAACCGACAGCTGCCATTCCCACAGTCACTGCAGAGGTCACCACGGTTACTCTCTCCAACACTGTACCTG TGTCCACCCATAACACAACAACTGCACCGCTGACCAACATCACAGAGTCTGAGAGGACAGAGTCTGATCCCACATCAGCTGCATCAGGCG GCCATCTAGCTAATCTCTCTGGGGGTCTTGTTGTTGCCGTGGTGATATTTGCTCTACTGGTAGTGACTTTTAGGCTGATGAAGAGAAGagctgagaaaaaaagag CATTACCCACACCTCTTTCTGGAAACATCAGACCA GACTCGTGTGTGTACTCAGAAATACAGCCTACATCTCCGCATGCCACTGATGGACCCGACCAGAGTGACCAACGGAGCAGTCCAGCTCTGACATCCATCTACGCCCTGGTAACACCTCCAGCTCCTGTTCCTGCTCAACAC CATAAAGCAGCCAATCAGCTCCCTCAACCCACCACTGCCAGTGATGACATCTACTCCCTAGCAACAAATCTGACGCAGGCTCTGCACTCGGGTGTGACTTCAGTAACCAATCAGCATGAGCCTGGCCCTGCCACTGCAGCCACTGGTGGTGATGTCATCAACTCCATAGCAATCAATCTGATGCCATCTCTGCCTACAAGAACATCTGTATCGTCAACAACCAATCATCAGTCTGACCCTGCCATCTACTGCAACCTCACCTCAGCCAATGAGAATCCAGATGGTTCTGAATACGCAACGGTTGTCTTCAGGGATGAGCCAATTGGCTCTGATTCTGCCTCTGTCAGTTTCTCCAAAAGTGGCGCCTCCCCCCTGTAG
- the LOC125298453 gene encoding CMRF35-like molecule 1 isoform X1: MKTSSKFTLLSLTVLSCVSCKEITVRGHEVGNAVINCPYQKGYESYPKYLTKGEFKDRVEIIRSHDQRKWTDRGRVSLQDNKDNKFTVTIHNLTLEDAGIYWCGVDTWGRDTYTSVKLTVVRQANKPTAAIPTVTAEVTTVTLSNTVPVSTHNTTTAPLTNITESERTESDPTSAASGGHLANLSGGLVVAVVIFALLVVTFRLMKRRAEKKRALPTPLSGNIRPDSCVYSEIQPTSPHATDGPDQSDQRSSPALTSIYALVTPPAPVPAQHHKAANHLPQHHKAANQLPQPTTASDDIYSLATNLTQALHSGVTSVTNQHEPGPATAATGGDVINSIAINLMPSLPTRTSVSSTTNHQSDPAIYCNLTSANENPDGSEYATVVFRDEPIGSDSASVSFSKSGASPL, encoded by the exons atgaaaacctCCAGCAAGTTCACACTCCTCTCCCTTACTG tgttgAGCTGTGTGAGCTGTAAGGAGATCACAGTGAGAGGACATGAGGTAGGAAATGCTGTCATCAACTGTCCATATCAGAAGGGTTATGAGTCCTACCCAAAATACCTAACGAAAGGAGAGTTTAAAGACCGTGTTGAAATCATCCGGTCTCATGACCAGAGAAAATGGActgacagagggagagtgtCTCTGCAGGACAACAAGGACAACAAGTTCACTGTGACCATCCATAACCTGACCCTAGAGGATGCTGGGATATATTGGTGTGGAGTTGACACATGGGGAAGAGATACGTACACCTCAGTGAAGCTCACAGTAG TTAGACAGGCCAACAAACCGACAGCTGCCATTCCCACAGTCACTGCAGAGGTCACCACGGTTACTCTCTCCAACACTGTACCTG TGTCCACCCATAACACAACAACTGCACCGCTGACCAACATCACAGAGTCTGAGAGGACAGAGTCTGATCCCACATCAGCTGCATCAGGCG GCCATCTAGCTAATCTCTCTGGGGGTCTTGTTGTTGCCGTGGTGATATTTGCTCTACTGGTAGTGACTTTTAGGCTGATGAAGAGAAGagctgagaaaaaaagag CATTACCCACACCTCTTTCTGGAAACATCAGACCA GACTCGTGTGTGTACTCAGAAATACAGCCTACATCTCCGCATGCCACTGATGGACCCGACCAGAGTGACCAACGGAGCAGTCCAGCTCTGACATCCATCTACGCCCTGGTAACACCTCCAGCTCCTGTTCCTGCTCAACACCATAAAGCAGCCAATCATCTTCCTCAACACCATAAAGCAGCCAATCAGCTCCCTCAACCCACCACTGCCAGTGATGACATCTACTCCCTAGCAACAAATCTGACGCAGGCTCTGCACTCGGGTGTGACTTCAGTAACCAATCAGCATGAGCCTGGCCCTGCCACTGCAGCCACTGGTGGTGATGTCATCAACTCCATAGCAATCAATCTGATGCCATCTCTGCCTACAAGAACATCTGTATCGTCAACAACCAATCATCAGTCTGACCCTGCCATCTACTGCAACCTCACCTCAGCCAATGAGAATCCAGATGGTTCTGAATACGCAACGGTTGTCTTCAGGGATGAGCCAATTGGCTCTGATTCTGCCTCTGTCAGTTTCTCCAAAAGTGGCGCCTCCCCCCTGTAG